The following proteins come from a genomic window of Methanobacterium sp.:
- a CDS encoding metal-dependent hydrolase has protein sequence MPDWITHVLVAWSLGTILGFKFKQFNQSNTAIVMLGALIPDIYKITLLLQQFGIYMESFLSPVHLPAGSILIAVILSLFFDKSRSIFLFLIFGIITHYALDILIFSGGMELLYPFSSTKFQIGVISIIDFNITIISIVLAFFVFIAGKMIDKKKITYN, from the coding sequence ATGCCAGACTGGATAACACATGTATTGGTGGCCTGGAGCTTAGGTACTATTTTGGGGTTTAAATTTAAACAATTTAACCAGTCTAATACTGCTATTGTCATGTTAGGAGCTTTAATTCCAGATATATATAAAATAACACTGTTATTACAACAATTTGGTATTTATATGGAAAGTTTTCTCTCGCCTGTACATTTACCTGCAGGATCTATATTAATCGCAGTTATATTATCTCTTTTTTTTGATAAAAGTAGATCAATATTCTTATTTTTGATTTTCGGTATCATTACTCATTATGCACTGGATATATTAATATTCAGCGGTGGAATGGAACTTTTATATCCATTTAGTTCTACAAAATTCCAGATAGGTGTCATTTCAATTATAGACTTTAATATTACCATAATATCAATTGTATTAGCATTCTTTGTATTTATTGCCGGTAAAATGATTGATAAAAAGAAAATAACTTATAATTAG
- a CDS encoding glycosyltransferase family 4 protein, protein MDNEKVKDFKVVCIGQLLSDGSGVGGGARFKNMISIFENIGLNVNLISFSFFSDRFYIEHRKDASIKTTIIHLPKNLPKVLKAVAIFPVFYYVLKESRDSDFIFTDFITEISYIPATIAGKILNKPVILDYIDTNFFKIIPGSVRKYAARNANMVFAISNYLQNFAKNDYGCENVLYLPNGVDTDLFQINKIMRNKKREELNIKNDIVIGYTGSFAYYEGIPVLLEAFKNLNKKYPNLKLAIMGKAYFDGDENIAEIVKKNNLEEKVIFIQAQPYEKVPEYLSAFDILCCSKLDCEINRVANPVKVVEYLSMSLPTVCSAVGGINDTITDEKDGFLVKPGDIKSLEDKIEWILLNPDISEKVASNGRKTVLDNYSFSTTEKNVKNALMNIMNAGK, encoded by the coding sequence ATGGATAATGAAAAAGTAAAAGATTTTAAGGTGGTTTGTATTGGTCAACTGTTGTCAGATGGTTCTGGAGTAGGTGGAGGAGCTCGTTTTAAGAATATGATATCTATTTTTGAAAACATTGGTCTGAATGTTAATTTAATTTCATTTTCTTTTTTTTCCGATAGATTCTATATTGAACATAGAAAAGATGCATCAATTAAAACAACTATTATTCATTTACCTAAAAATCTACCCAAGGTTTTAAAAGCTGTAGCTATTTTTCCAGTATTTTATTATGTCTTAAAAGAATCCAGAGATTCAGATTTTATTTTTACAGATTTCATTACAGAAATATCATATATTCCTGCTACAATAGCAGGTAAAATTTTAAATAAACCTGTTATTTTAGATTATATTGATACCAACTTTTTTAAAATAATTCCAGGTTCTGTCAGGAAATATGCTGCAAGAAATGCAAATATGGTTTTTGCAATCAGTAATTACCTCCAAAACTTTGCTAAAAATGATTATGGATGTGAAAATGTTCTATATTTACCTAATGGAGTTGATACAGATCTGTTTCAAATAAACAAAATAATGAGGAATAAAAAAAGAGAAGAACTTAATATTAAAAACGATATAGTAATAGGATATACTGGTTCTTTTGCCTATTATGAAGGGATCCCAGTACTTCTTGAAGCATTTAAAAATTTAAACAAAAAATACCCAAATCTTAAATTGGCTATTATGGGGAAAGCATATTTTGATGGGGATGAAAATATAGCTGAAATTGTTAAAAAGAATAATCTTGAAGAAAAGGTTATTTTTATCCAGGCGCAGCCTTATGAGAAAGTTCCTGAGTATTTATCTGCTTTTGATATACTGTGCTGCTCTAAACTTGATTGTGAAATAAATAGAGTTGCTAACCCGGTAAAAGTAGTTGAATATCTATCAATGTCTTTACCAACAGTTTGTTCTGCTGTTGGAGGTATTAATGACACAATAACAGATGAAAAGGATGGTTTTCTTGTTAAACCCGGTGATATTAAATCATTGGAGGATAAAATTGAATGGATACTGTTAAATCCAGATATATCAGAAAAGGTGGCATCTAATGGACGAAAAACTGTATTAGATAATTATAGTTTTAGTACAACTGAAAAAAATGTTAAAAATGCATTAATGAACATTATGAACGCTGGAAAATAG
- a CDS encoding ZIP family metal transporter, whose product MIETDLNPVMLTLVATSFTWLMTAFGAFTVFLTKNIDRKLLDGSLGFAAGVMIAASFWSLLAPALEMSDEWGSLTWVPAATGFLLGSIFLAGIDRIIPHIHMGCPIEEVEGIKTTWHRNRLLILAVALHNIPEGLAIGVAFGAVATGFESASLFAAASLAIGMGIHNLPEGMAVSMPLRGEGMSRLKSFGYGQLSGFVEVIAGITGVLIVTFSYSILPYALGFAAGAMIFVVVEEVIPECQSGGNTDLATLCIIGGFLLMMILDVTFGG is encoded by the coding sequence ATGATTGAAACTGATTTAAATCCTGTAATGCTAACTCTCGTTGCCACATCTTTTACATGGCTAATGACGGCTTTTGGAGCATTTACAGTATTTTTAACAAAAAATATTGATAGAAAACTACTTGATGGTTCTCTTGGCTTTGCTGCAGGAGTAATGATTGCTGCAAGTTTCTGGTCACTGCTTGCACCTGCACTGGAGATGTCAGATGAATGGGGGAGTCTTACATGGGTACCTGCAGCCACAGGTTTTTTGTTAGGAAGTATTTTTTTAGCTGGAATTGACAGGATAATTCCCCATATCCACATGGGATGCCCAATAGAAGAGGTTGAAGGTATTAAAACCACATGGCATAGAAACAGGCTGCTTATTCTCGCTGTAGCCTTACATAACATCCCTGAAGGTTTAGCTATTGGAGTTGCTTTTGGAGCTGTTGCAACAGGTTTTGAGTCTGCATCACTCTTTGCAGCAGCATCACTTGCTATTGGCATGGGAATTCATAATCTTCCAGAAGGAATGGCCGTTTCCATGCCACTTAGGGGTGAAGGAATGTCCAGACTTAAAAGTTTTGGATATGGACAATTATCTGGATTTGTTGAGGTTATTGCAGGCATTACCGGAGTTTTAATAGTGACATTTTCCTATTCTATTTTACCATATGCGTTAGGTTTTGCTGCAGGGGCAATGATCTTTGTGGTTGTGGAGGAAGTTATACCAGAGTGTCAAAGTGGAGGAAATACAGATTTAGCTACATTATGTATCATTGGGGGGTTTTTACTGATGATGATACTTGATGTGACTTTCGGAGGATAA
- a CDS encoding transposase, which produces MKEIDLVLELCIPDEDRAMEIFRRIKWANGVHCPECNSFSIHKRGFQGKSRRYSCNNCRLNFSDLTGTIFANKKLSMGEMFYILMNLDKKSIKRLSEELGHKWDSVYRLAKACKK; this is translated from the coding sequence ATGAAAGAGATTGATTTAGTTTTGGAGTTGTGTATTCCTGACGAAGACAGGGCTATGGAGATTTTTAGGCGTATAAAATGGGCTAATGGTGTTCATTGTCCTGAATGTAATTCTTTTTCTATTCATAAGCGTGGATTTCAGGGTAAAAGTAGACGTTACTCCTGTAACAACTGCAGATTAAACTTCAGCGATCTTACAGGAACTATTTTTGCTAATAAGAAGCTTTCAATGGGTGAAATGTTCTACATTCTCATGAACCTGGATAAAAAGAGTATAAAGCGCTTATCAGAAGAATTAGGACATAAATGGGATAGTGTTTACCGTTTAGCAAAAGCATGCAAAAAATAG
- a CDS encoding glycosyltransferase family 4 protein: MLSPKKICFLSPTAYSLLKNRKDDIKNVIGPDIDQITLASELSKRGYKITLITYNEGGPSEEFINGIKVIKTYSPEVQTNFFSKMRYLWKALKKSDSDIYFHYGDSLGIIPTFANLMGKKSVYKIASDVLVNRNLIINEIKEFKSSKFNSRVIGNWIDIKFSHAICLQNQYQSEMLKKGYNKKGKIIKSHIKLKDPDPAKKSEFPIVLWVGSMAEVKQPWLVIEFAKMMPWVKFQMIGGYQGDPTLYNNIKKQAAKLKNFEFLGVVPFEEIDHYFNKAWILVNTSMFEGFPNSFLQAWMNYMPVVSINANPDDVITNYKLGFYSRNLKQLKEDLSTLLNNEDLITEMGINGRKYVEDNHDIKNILPEYIKLFDSI; encoded by the coding sequence ATGTTAAGCCCAAAAAAAATTTGTTTTCTATCTCCTACAGCATATTCACTTCTTAAGAATAGAAAAGACGATATAAAAAATGTTATAGGTCCTGATATTGATCAAATAACGTTAGCCAGTGAATTGTCCAAAAGGGGCTATAAAATTACCCTAATTACTTATAATGAGGGAGGCCCTTCAGAAGAGTTCATTAACGGGATAAAAGTGATAAAAACATATTCGCCGGAAGTACAGACGAATTTTTTTTCTAAAATGAGGTATTTATGGAAAGCATTAAAAAAATCAGATTCAGATATTTACTTTCATTATGGAGATTCTTTAGGGATTATACCCACATTTGCAAATTTAATGGGGAAAAAAAGTGTTTATAAAATTGCTTCTGATGTATTAGTAAATAGAAACCTTATTATTAATGAAATTAAAGAATTTAAAAGCTCAAAATTTAATTCCAGAGTTATTGGAAACTGGATTGATATTAAATTTTCCCATGCTATTTGTTTACAAAATCAATATCAGTCAGAAATGCTTAAAAAGGGATATAATAAAAAAGGTAAGATAATTAAATCCCATATTAAATTAAAAGATCCAGATCCAGCTAAAAAGTCAGAATTTCCAATTGTTTTATGGGTTGGTTCCATGGCTGAAGTTAAGCAGCCGTGGTTAGTTATTGAATTTGCAAAAATGATGCCATGGGTAAAGTTCCAGATGATAGGTGGCTACCAGGGAGATCCCACTCTCTATAATAATATAAAAAAACAGGCTGCAAAGTTAAAAAATTTTGAATTTTTAGGTGTTGTACCTTTCGAAGAAATAGATCACTATTTCAATAAAGCATGGATCCTGGTAAACACATCCATGTTTGAAGGCTTTCCCAATTCCTTTCTTCAAGCGTGGATGAATTATATGCCGGTAGTAAGTATTAATGCAAATCCAGATGATGTAATCACTAATTATAAACTTGGGTTTTATTCAAGAAATTTAAAACAATTAAAAGAAGATTTAAGCACTTTACTAAATAATGAAGATTTAATAACTGAAATGGGGATTAACGGAAGAAAATATGTAGAAGACAATCACGATATTAAAAATATTCTTCCTGAATACATTAAGTTATTTGATTCAATTTGA
- a CDS encoding DUF1616 domain-containing protein encodes MKRLYNADIIIVTLITLFCFIFLITSRLNDDYIGTTVEYLLVLFLPGYVIITIYFPKKNDLKNIKCLALSIILSISIAFLIGMIWNYVMFDNRLTLTLLSIAILTFLTIPVAFLKRNGVSKSFNNSWMGIFKSFKSWYNGKSQRDKVTSIILVIFVFIALSSTAHVVFSPKESERFTEFYLLGPGGKAVDYPTNLTTGETGKVIIGVVNHENQNTTYKMVVTSNKRIIDEQNLTLNNAEKFEMPYNFTVSDSGKKELKFLLYKLPDDKNAYRSLLLQIRVN; translated from the coding sequence ATGAAACGATTATATAATGCAGATATTATTATAGTTACTTTAATAACATTATTTTGTTTTATATTTCTTATTACATCCAGATTAAATGATGACTATATTGGAACAACAGTGGAATATTTACTGGTACTATTTTTACCCGGATATGTGATTATAACAATTTATTTCCCCAAAAAGAATGATTTAAAAAATATAAAATGTTTGGCACTAAGTATTATTTTGAGTATATCCATTGCCTTTCTAATTGGCATGATATGGAACTATGTTATGTTTGATAACAGATTAACACTAACTCTGCTTTCTATTGCTATACTTACCTTTTTAACAATTCCTGTAGCGTTTTTAAAGAGAAATGGAGTTTCTAAAAGTTTTAATAATAGTTGGATGGGAATCTTCAAAAGCTTTAAATCATGGTATAACGGTAAATCTCAAAGAGATAAAGTTACTTCAATTATTCTGGTTATATTTGTTTTTATTGCATTATCATCAACTGCTCATGTTGTTTTTTCGCCTAAAGAAAGTGAACGTTTCACCGAATTTTATTTGTTAGGTCCGGGAGGTAAGGCAGTAGATTATCCAACGAATCTTACTACGGGGGAAACTGGAAAGGTTATAATTGGAGTTGTAAACCATGAAAATCAAAATACAACTTATAAAATGGTAGTTACTTCTAATAAGCGAATAATCGATGAACAGAATCTAACATTAAATAATGCGGAGAAATTTGAAATGCCTTACAATTTCACAGTAAGTGACTCAGGGAAAAAAGAATTAAAATTTTTACTTTATAAGCTTCCAGATGATAAAAATGCTTACCGATCTTTATTATTACAGATTAGAGTGAATTAG
- a CDS encoding DUF1972 domain-containing protein, producing the protein MKKSYNKKSSIAIIGSRGIPNQYGGFEKFTEVLSMELVKKGKKVYVSCEYAPEPKISEFNGVNLFYFPIKAPEMNLLRMFYEFLYDGYSLFWSSRKVDSVYMLGYSAALLFFIPKLFGKELLVNPDGIEWKRSKFSPFIKLLLKLSENIAVFWADKMIADSKAIKKYLDNKYNIDSIFIPYGASKISEISWNQEILPKKIKKLKINPSYYLVVARLEPENNIEMIIEGYLKSKTIKPLIVVGDFADPAYEKLITEIIEESPEDRKIVFAGSTYDPEVLNMLRQHCSAYIHGHSVGGTNPSLLEGMISKNLIIAHDNEFNKEVCSNKALYFKDSDEVSAKIDLIEKYPQNYFYFKNSIYQRAKEDYSWDRVVDQYNILFTPMSDLILIFDKINSENRSSLNEW; encoded by the coding sequence ATGAAAAAATCTTATAATAAAAAATCTTCTATTGCTATTATTGGTAGTAGAGGAATCCCAAATCAATATGGAGGATTTGAAAAATTTACAGAGGTACTAAGCATGGAATTAGTAAAAAAAGGTAAAAAAGTATATGTTAGCTGTGAATATGCTCCAGAACCAAAAATATCAGAATTTAATGGTGTAAATCTTTTTTATTTTCCTATAAAAGCTCCAGAAATGAATTTATTAAGAATGTTTTATGAATTTTTATATGATGGATATTCATTATTTTGGAGTAGCAGGAAGGTAGATAGTGTTTATATGCTTGGCTATAGTGCTGCACTGCTATTTTTCATACCTAAATTATTTGGTAAAGAATTATTAGTAAATCCAGATGGAATAGAATGGAAAAGAAGTAAATTTAGCCCTTTTATCAAATTGCTGCTCAAACTAAGTGAAAATATAGCGGTATTTTGGGCAGATAAAATGATTGCTGACTCAAAAGCTATTAAAAAATACCTGGACAATAAATACAATATAGATTCAATATTTATTCCTTATGGTGCTTCTAAAATCAGCGAAATAAGCTGGAATCAGGAAATTCTCCCAAAAAAGATTAAGAAACTTAAAATAAATCCCAGTTATTATTTAGTCGTTGCCAGATTAGAGCCTGAAAATAATATTGAAATGATAATTGAAGGATATCTAAAAAGTAAAACAATTAAACCACTTATAGTTGTCGGTGATTTTGCTGATCCTGCCTATGAAAAATTAATAACTGAAATTATTGAAGAATCTCCAGAAGATAGAAAAATAGTTTTTGCAGGAAGCACATACGACCCTGAAGTATTGAACATGCTCAGACAACATTGTTCTGCTTATATTCATGGCCATTCTGTTGGGGGAACCAATCCTTCTCTATTAGAGGGAATGATCTCAAAAAATCTAATTATTGCACATGATAACGAGTTTAATAAGGAAGTTTGCAGTAACAAGGCCCTTTATTTCAAGGATTCTGATGAAGTAAGTGCCAAAATTGATCTAATAGAAAAATACCCTCAAAACTATTTTTATTTCAAAAATTCTATCTATCAGCGGGCTAAAGAAGATTATTCCTGGGATAGAGTAGTTGATCAATATAATATACTCTTTACTCCAATGAGTGATTTAATACTAATTTTTGATAAGATTAACTCTGAAAATAGGAGTTCTTTAAACGAATGGTGA
- a CDS encoding DUF2206 domain-containing protein, whose protein sequence is MNDWPIKNFIWFILFIQIGIWGLGGLELIGINISFLREIVGFIYLVFVPGMILLRILRLHKLSNIEVLLYSIALSIATLMFTGLIINFSLPILGIDEPISFVPLMLSINLVTLFLLILSYYIDKDFTQPDLDIKISSKHLFLTLPLFLSIFGTYLINYHNNNNLGIIFMIITIAVIIFLAGFNKIDKNLYSFVILIISISLLFQNSLISNYISGFDIQREYFLAKLVIYNFKWETVSNLELLTDLNSILSVTILPSYFYYICNVNIVWIFKIMYPLMFSLVPLGLYELFKRQFNSKIAFFAVIYFVATYGFFYNMPQLMRQIIAEIFIVAILLLFLDKKMDKRSRSILLIVFLFSLTISHYGVAHIFLTVVIGVYLLQYLFNLYKKSEINTVNSTIVFLFLSLVLLWYIYNNDASVFISILRIFDSVYSSLLTSFLSPNSTQGLAIIGAKVTLFNAVTKYLYLLTQFLILIGIAGFLFNIGSIGKRFKIKKEYLFFAIIFMGICIVSILVPNFSSQLDTVRMYHLTLLVLSPFFIIGFMLITEKISKFLKSDKCFHKTFNIISIFLVIFLFLNTGLIQGIINEPYKPTMALNTNDPPVFNEKDTSSAEWLSTHMNKSSKVYSDINGFVLLGGFVGPGSKLLSFSLDKNTFNDLTNSSYLYLRHSTLNGTINVAQDSINGSREGFIDQKFLDPINKNRNIIYDNNITILF, encoded by the coding sequence ATGAATGATTGGCCAATTAAGAACTTTATTTGGTTTATATTATTTATACAGATAGGAATCTGGGGATTAGGTGGTTTAGAATTAATAGGCATCAATATTTCTTTTTTAAGGGAAATTGTAGGATTTATCTATCTTGTTTTTGTACCGGGGATGATATTGCTTAGAATCTTAAGATTGCATAAATTAAGTAATATAGAGGTGCTATTGTATTCCATTGCTTTAAGTATAGCTACTTTAATGTTCACTGGTTTAATTATTAATTTTTCACTGCCTATTTTAGGCATTGATGAGCCAATTTCATTTGTTCCATTGATGTTATCAATAAACCTGGTTACGTTGTTTTTGCTGATTTTAAGTTATTATATTGATAAAGATTTTACCCAACCGGATTTAGATATTAAGATATCCTCAAAACATTTATTTTTAACATTGCCTTTGTTTTTGAGCATATTTGGAACTTATCTGATTAACTATCATAATAATAATAATCTGGGTATTATTTTCATGATTATAACCATTGCAGTCATAATTTTCCTGGCTGGATTTAATAAAATTGACAAAAATTTATACTCATTTGTAATCCTGATAATTTCTATTTCTCTATTATTTCAGAATTCTTTAATTTCTAATTATATTTCTGGATTTGACATTCAAAGGGAATATTTCTTAGCTAAATTAGTTATTTATAATTTTAAATGGGAGACAGTATCTAACTTAGAGTTACTTACGGATTTAAACTCAATTTTGAGTGTAACTATATTGCCCTCCTACTTTTACTATATCTGTAATGTGAATATAGTGTGGATATTCAAAATAATGTATCCATTAATGTTTTCTTTAGTCCCTTTAGGGTTATATGAATTATTTAAAAGACAATTTAACAGTAAAATTGCTTTTTTTGCAGTTATTTACTTTGTAGCTACTTATGGTTTCTTTTATAATATGCCCCAGCTTATGAGACAGATAATAGCTGAAATTTTTATAGTGGCAATTCTTTTATTATTTCTGGATAAAAAAATGGATAAAAGATCTAGAAGTATATTGTTAATAGTGTTTTTATTTTCTCTAACAATTTCACATTATGGTGTGGCACATATCTTTTTAACTGTTGTAATTGGAGTTTATTTACTGCAATATTTATTTAATTTATATAAAAAGAGTGAAATAAACACAGTTAATTCTACAATTGTGTTTTTATTTTTATCTTTAGTCCTTTTATGGTATATTTACAATAACGATGCTTCTGTATTTATATCTATCTTAAGGATATTTGATAGTGTATATAGTTCATTATTAACCAGTTTCTTAAGTCCAAACTCTACCCAGGGTTTGGCCATTATTGGAGCGAAAGTTACACTTTTTAATGCAGTGACCAAATATTTATATCTTTTAACTCAATTTTTGATATTAATTGGTATTGCGGGCTTTTTATTTAATATAGGAAGTATAGGTAAGAGATTTAAAATTAAAAAAGAGTATCTCTTCTTTGCGATTATATTTATGGGAATCTGTATAGTATCTATATTAGTTCCTAATTTTTCCAGCCAATTAGATACTGTAAGAATGTATCATCTAACTTTATTAGTTCTATCGCCCTTTTTTATAATCGGTTTCATGTTAATTACAGAAAAGATCAGTAAATTCCTTAAATCAGACAAATGTTTCCATAAAACATTTAATATAATTTCTATATTTCTAGTAATATTTTTGTTTTTAAATACAGGATTGATACAGGGAATAATTAATGAGCCTTATAAACCAACAATGGCACTTAATACCAATGATCCTCCTGTTTTCAATGAAAAGGATACATCAAGCGCTGAATGGTTGTCTACTCACATGAATAAGAGTAGTAAAGTTTATTCAGATATAAATGGGTTTGTGCTTCTGGGTGGATTTGTAGGACCTGGATCTAAACTTCTAAGCTTTAGTCTTGATAAAAACACTTTTAATGATTTAACTAACAGTTCTTATTTATACTTAAGGCACAGTACCCTCAATGGGACGATAAACGTTGCCCAGGATAGTATAAATGGTAGTAGGGAAGGTTTCATTGATCAAAAATTTTTAGATCCCATTAATAAAAATAGAAACATAATTTATGATAATAATATTACAATACTGTTTTAA
- a CDS encoding NAD(P)-dependent oxidoreductase has protein sequence MESKKILVTGGAGFIGTNLVNELRSRGHEVTALDLLHNGRDDYVRADVKNYRQLERVFENNEFDYVYHLAAEYGRWNGEGYYENLWETNVIGTKHMIRLQEKLGFRMIFFSSAEVYGDYTGIMKEKVMEDNPIKDTYQMNDYAITKWAGELMCMNSATMYGTETVRVRPVNCYGPHEKYSPYKGFIPIFIYKSLNKQPYTVYEGHKRIIDYVGDTATTFANIVDNFIPGEAYNVGSKQEWEHDIKEYSDMILDAVGVDDSLVTYKEAEAFTTKIKTMDFSKAIMDLKHEPKVSPKEGIKKTVAWMKDYYRIE, from the coding sequence ATGGAAAGTAAAAAAATACTGGTTACAGGTGGGGCAGGTTTTATTGGAACAAATCTTGTAAATGAACTTAGAAGTAGAGGGCATGAAGTCACTGCACTTGATCTTCTACATAATGGTAGGGATGATTATGTAAGGGCTGATGTTAAAAATTACAGGCAGCTTGAAAGAGTCTTTGAAAACAATGAATTTGACTATGTTTATCATCTTGCAGCTGAATACGGCCGCTGGAACGGTGAAGGCTATTATGAAAATCTCTGGGAAACAAATGTTATTGGTACAAAACACATGATTCGATTGCAGGAAAAATTGGGCTTTAGAATGATATTCTTTTCATCAGCAGAAGTCTATGGGGATTACACAGGAATAATGAAGGAAAAAGTAATGGAAGACAACCCAATAAAAGACACTTACCAGATGAATGACTATGCAATTACTAAATGGGCTGGAGAATTAATGTGCATGAATTCTGCCACAATGTACGGCACAGAAACAGTTAGAGTACGTCCAGTAAACTGTTATGGTCCACATGAAAAATACAGCCCATATAAAGGATTTATTCCAATATTCATATACAAATCACTGAATAAACAACCATACACAGTATACGAAGGCCATAAAAGAATAATAGACTATGTGGGGGATACTGCAACAACTTTCGCCAACATTGTTGATAATTTTATACCTGGTGAAGCCTACAATGTTGGAAGCAAACAGGAATGGGAACATGATATTAAAGAATACAGTGATATGATTTTAGATGCTGTTGGGGTGGATGATTCACTCGTTACTTACAAGGAAGCTGAAGCTTTCACCACTAAAATTAAAACAATGGACTTTTCTAAGGCTATTATGGATTTAAAGCATGAGCCCAAAGTTTCACCGAAAGAAGGAATCAAAAAAACAGTAGCATGGATGAAAGACTATTATAGAATAGAATAA
- a CDS encoding NAD-dependent epimerase/dehydratase family protein: MSSLNEYEDKTVLVTGGAGCVGSNLTRKIAELDAKRIIILDNLSSAYTWNIPTNDNIEFIKGDILDDAALKRVFKEKPDYVFHLAAHFANQNSVDNPEKDLMVNGIGILKVLEYANLVEVKRFVYSSSGCGVYGLDSKMPFKEHDISISLHTPYQVTKLLGELYTNYFYNLYDLPIVNARFFNVFGQGEVPGKYRNVIPNFFYWAMTGNALPITGDGTETRDWTYVEDIVDGLLAMGIKEEAIGEAINLGSGKDQRVIDMANTVNELTGNEEGIKFVPRRNWDAKTKLLSSIEKAENLLDYKPRMEFKEGLEKTHQWFLENWDNIEKNAEFDINQTKNNKIRQKMSSNKNINCLRV, from the coding sequence ATGAGTAGCTTAAATGAATATGAAGATAAAACAGTGCTTGTAACTGGTGGTGCAGGTTGTGTTGGCAGCAACTTAACTCGTAAAATCGCTGAATTAGATGCTAAGAGAATAATAATCTTAGATAACCTATCATCTGCTTATACATGGAATATCCCAACTAATGATAATATAGAATTTATTAAAGGAGATATTCTGGATGATGCAGCACTTAAAAGAGTTTTTAAAGAAAAACCTGATTATGTATTCCATTTAGCAGCTCACTTTGCCAATCAAAACAGTGTAGATAACCCTGAAAAAGATTTAATGGTTAATGGAATTGGAATTTTAAAAGTTCTTGAATATGCTAACCTTGTTGAAGTTAAAAGGTTTGTTTATTCATCTTCAGGTTGTGGTGTTTATGGATTAGACTCTAAAATGCCTTTCAAAGAGCATGATATTTCCATAAGTCTCCATACGCCGTATCAGGTAACTAAGTTGCTCGGTGAGCTTTATACTAATTATTTTTATAATTTATATGATCTCCCCATAGTTAATGCCCGTTTTTTCAATGTTTTTGGACAGGGAGAAGTACCAGGAAAATACAGAAACGTAATTCCCAATTTCTTTTACTGGGCAATGACTGGAAATGCACTCCCAATTACAGGAGATGGAACAGAAACAAGAGACTGGACTTATGTGGAGGATATTGTTGATGGACTTCTTGCAATGGGAATCAAAGAAGAAGCCATTGGTGAGGCTATAAACCTTGGATCTGGAAAGGATCAAAGAGTAATCGACATGGCAAATACTGTAAATGAACTCACTGGTAATGAAGAAGGAATTAAATTTGTTCCTCGCAGAAACTGGGATGCAAAAACGAAATTACTTTCATCCATTGAAAAAGCAGAAAATTTACTTGATTACAAGCCAAGAATGGAATTTAAAGAAGGTTTGGAAAAGACTCACCAATGGTTCCTTGAAAACTGGGATAACATAGAAAAAAACGCAGAATTCGATATAAATCAAACTAAGAATAACAAAATAAGACAAAAAATGAGTTCTAATAAAAATATTAATTGTTTGAGAGTTTGA